One window of Strigops habroptila isolate Jane chromosome Z, bStrHab1.2.pri, whole genome shotgun sequence genomic DNA carries:
- the TMEM175 gene encoding endosomal/lysosomal potassium channel TMEM175 isoform X2: MMIITFLPYTFSLMASFPEVPFGIFLFSVCAVVIGLIQAVIVAYGFYHPHLLNQQIQVSENQNFYKCHILKVILRGPILCFLAATCSFFFIPLSYVLLGLVIVFPHLTRFITWCKTKIVGHRGEEEEHHSLETFTFYLSEPLSKERVEGFSDGVYAIVATLLILDICEDNVPDPREVEEKFHGSLLEALSEYGPNYLAYFGSFVTIGLLWFVHHSLFLYVTKATRLMGLLNILSLAFIGGLPLAYQLTSEFAEKSHNEIEAIQVSCVITFFASIFQFAIWTTALFHERETLHPFARYGGKEHAFMFAKLALYPCVSLGVFLLTCLLSEFSTAIFHLMQIVIPFAFLALRIFVRISLTVLRSVMSLSRRKVVLLEEEEACLSPTETLS; encoded by the exons ATGATGATCATAACTTTCTTGCCATACACA ttttcctTAATGGCTTCCTTTCCAGAGGTACCTTTTGGCATTTTCCTGTTCAGTGTCTGTGCTGTTGTCATTGGTCTTATACAG GCTGTGATAGTAGCATATGGCTTCTATCACCCACACTTACTGAATCAACAGATACAGGTGtctgaaaatcagaatttctATAAATGTCATATCTTAAAGGTTATCCTAAGAGGACCGATTTTATGCTTTTTAGCAGCCacctgctcttttttctttattccattG TCTTATGTACTTCTTGGGCTCGTAATCGTTTTTCCGCACCTCACTCGATTCATTACGTGGTGTAAAACTAAGATTGTTG GTCATAGAGGTGAAGAGGAGGAACACCATAGTTTAGAAACCTTCACTTTTTACCTCAGTGAGCCTCTGAGTAAGGAACGAGTTGAAGGCTTCAGTGATGGAGTCTATGCTATTGTAGCAACCCTGCTCATTTTGGATATATG TGAAGACAACGTCCCTGATCCCAGAGAAGTTGAGGAGAAATTCCATGGCAGCCTTCTTGAAGCTTTAAGTGAATATGGGCCAAACTACCTTGCCTACTTTGGCTCATTTGTAACCATCGGTCTCCTGTGGTTTGTCCATCACTCACTCTTCCTTTATGTTACAAAAGCTACACGATTAATGGGACTGCTTAACATACTTTCATTGGCTTTCATTGGTGGGCTTCCACTAGCTTACCAGCTGACCAGTGAGTTTGCAGAGAAGTCTCACAATGAAATAGAAGCCATTCAGGTCAGCTGTGTTATCACTTTCTTTGCCAGCATATTCCAGTTTGCAATATGGACTACAGCCCTCTTCCATGAAAGGGAAACTTTGCATCCTTTTGCTAGATATGGTGGCAAGGAGCATGCCTTCATGTTTGCCAAGCTGGCTCTCTACCCTTGTGTAAGCCTTGGGGTCTTCCTTCTAACATGCTTGTTAAGTGAATTTAGCACAGCAATTTTCCATCTCATGCAGATTGTAAtcccatttgcttttcttgccttGCGCATTTTTGTTAGAATTTCTTTAACTGTCCTAAGGTCCGTGATGTCTCTCTCCAGACGGAAGGTTGTATTGTTAGAAGAAGAGGAGGCATGTTTGTCTCCTACTGAAACACTGTCCTAA
- the TMEM175 gene encoding endosomal/lysosomal potassium channel TMEM175 isoform X1, which yields MSAPRPAVPGAEPVRGRGMELELGSSTQTSHRLLAYSDALLSIIATVMILPVAHTKIHPDQKLGESVQQLLLAKIAVYLMTFLIVTVAWAAHVRLFQVIELIDDVLALLNLACMMIITFLPYTFSLMASFPEVPFGIFLFSVCAVVIGLIQAVIVAYGFYHPHLLNQQIQVSENQNFYKCHILKVILRGPILCFLAATCSFFFIPLSYVLLGLVIVFPHLTRFITWCKTKIVGHRGEEEEHHSLETFTFYLSEPLSKERVEGFSDGVYAIVATLLILDICEDNVPDPREVEEKFHGSLLEALSEYGPNYLAYFGSFVTIGLLWFVHHSLFLYVTKATRLMGLLNILSLAFIGGLPLAYQLTSEFAEKSHNEIEAIQVSCVITFFASIFQFAIWTTALFHERETLHPFARYGGKEHAFMFAKLALYPCVSLGVFLLTCLLSEFSTAIFHLMQIVIPFAFLALRIFVRISLTVLRSVMSLSRRKVVLLEEEEACLSPTETLS from the exons aTTTTGCCTGTGGCTCACACAAAAATACATCCCGATCAG aaactAGGTGAAAGTGTTCAGCAACTTCTTCTAGCAAAAATTGCAGTCTATTTAATGACCTTCTTAATAGTCACAGTGGCATGGGCAGCTCATGTCAG GTTGTTTCAGGTGATAGAGCTTATAGATGATGTCCTCGCTCTTCTAAATCTG gcTTGTATGATGATCATAACTTTCTTGCCATACACA ttttcctTAATGGCTTCCTTTCCAGAGGTACCTTTTGGCATTTTCCTGTTCAGTGTCTGTGCTGTTGTCATTGGTCTTATACAG GCTGTGATAGTAGCATATGGCTTCTATCACCCACACTTACTGAATCAACAGATACAGGTGtctgaaaatcagaatttctATAAATGTCATATCTTAAAGGTTATCCTAAGAGGACCGATTTTATGCTTTTTAGCAGCCacctgctcttttttctttattccattG TCTTATGTACTTCTTGGGCTCGTAATCGTTTTTCCGCACCTCACTCGATTCATTACGTGGTGTAAAACTAAGATTGTTG GTCATAGAGGTGAAGAGGAGGAACACCATAGTTTAGAAACCTTCACTTTTTACCTCAGTGAGCCTCTGAGTAAGGAACGAGTTGAAGGCTTCAGTGATGGAGTCTATGCTATTGTAGCAACCCTGCTCATTTTGGATATATG TGAAGACAACGTCCCTGATCCCAGAGAAGTTGAGGAGAAATTCCATGGCAGCCTTCTTGAAGCTTTAAGTGAATATGGGCCAAACTACCTTGCCTACTTTGGCTCATTTGTAACCATCGGTCTCCTGTGGTTTGTCCATCACTCACTCTTCCTTTATGTTACAAAAGCTACACGATTAATGGGACTGCTTAACATACTTTCATTGGCTTTCATTGGTGGGCTTCCACTAGCTTACCAGCTGACCAGTGAGTTTGCAGAGAAGTCTCACAATGAAATAGAAGCCATTCAGGTCAGCTGTGTTATCACTTTCTTTGCCAGCATATTCCAGTTTGCAATATGGACTACAGCCCTCTTCCATGAAAGGGAAACTTTGCATCCTTTTGCTAGATATGGTGGCAAGGAGCATGCCTTCATGTTTGCCAAGCTGGCTCTCTACCCTTGTGTAAGCCTTGGGGTCTTCCTTCTAACATGCTTGTTAAGTGAATTTAGCACAGCAATTTTCCATCTCATGCAGATTGTAAtcccatttgcttttcttgccttGCGCATTTTTGTTAGAATTTCTTTAACTGTCCTAAGGTCCGTGATGTCTCTCTCCAGACGGAAGGTTGTATTGTTAGAAGAAGAGGAGGCATGTTTGTCTCCTACTGAAACACTGTCCTAA
- the ATP5ME gene encoding ATP synthase subunit e, mitochondrial — MIPPVQVSPLIKFTRYSALLVGMIYGKKRYDYLKPIAEEERRIEAEEKKKREELERIAKELAEASQDSILK, encoded by the exons ATGATTCCGCCGGTGCAGGTCTCGCCGCTCATTAAG TTCACCCGGTACTCGGCCCTGCTCGTGGGGATGATCTACGGCAAGAAGCGATACG ACTATCTAAAGCCTATtgctgaagaagagagaagaatagaggctgaagagaaaaagaaacgTGAAGAACTTGAGCGGATTGCAAAAGAGCTTGCAGAAG CAAGCCAAGATTCCATATTGAAATGA